A genomic window from Streptomyces broussonetiae includes:
- a CDS encoding methyltransferase domain-containing protein yields MSSSAFETARPEAVAYLDRLAASDPGRSYKGRMLAELGLRAGHTVLDLGCGPGTDLRALAEAVTPDGCVIGVDHDPAMVDAARTRTADLSVVDVRSGDIHDLALPDRLADRARTDRVLQHVSDPRAALAEIRRVLRPGGRLVMGEPDWETLAVDHPDGELTRAYTRHVAERVVRNAAIGRQLARLAADAGFTVPEVVPVTPVFRDVQAADRILGLERTTRRAVAAGYFTEAGAEAWLGHLSRGPFLATVTFHVVVAEA; encoded by the coding sequence ATGTCGTCATCCGCGTTCGAGACAGCCAGGCCCGAGGCCGTCGCCTATCTCGACCGCCTCGCCGCGAGCGACCCCGGCCGGTCGTACAAGGGCCGCATGCTGGCGGAACTCGGCCTCCGGGCCGGGCACACCGTGCTCGACCTCGGCTGTGGTCCCGGCACCGATCTGCGGGCCCTCGCGGAGGCTGTCACCCCGGACGGTTGCGTCATCGGCGTCGACCACGACCCCGCCATGGTGGACGCCGCCCGCACACGCACCGCCGACCTGTCCGTGGTGGACGTACGGTCCGGCGACATCCACGACCTCGCGCTGCCCGACCGCCTCGCCGACCGGGCCCGTACCGACCGGGTCCTGCAGCACGTCTCCGATCCCCGGGCGGCGCTCGCCGAGATCCGCCGGGTCCTGCGGCCGGGCGGCCGGCTCGTCATGGGCGAACCCGACTGGGAGACCCTGGCAGTCGACCACCCGGACGGCGAACTGACCCGCGCCTACACCCGCCACGTGGCCGAACGCGTCGTACGCAATGCGGCCATCGGCCGGCAGCTCGCCCGGCTGGCGGCGGACGCGGGCTTCACCGTCCCGGAGGTCGTCCCCGTCACCCCGGTCTTCCGTGACGTGCAGGCTGCCGACCGCATCCTCGGCCTGGAACGCACCACGCGCCGCGCCGTCGCCGCCGGTTACTTCACCGAGGCGGGGGCGGAAGCCTGGCTGGGTCATCTCAGC
- a CDS encoding MerR family transcriptional regulator encodes MHDGTLYSIGELARRTGLSVKTIRFYSDRGLVVPADRTAAGYRRYGPDAMARLALVRALRELGLGLDVIGLVLDRPPALGRIAAEQVAALDVQISALRLRRAVLSALAGRAPTLEEAELMHRLATLSETERRRLFDDFLDTVFANPTPSSAPVGTHATAAATAAARRSMTPEPPADPTGEQVAAWLELAELALDDGFRAAVRRLVGEYGQGVSSPPRPDTVALARELAGPVVAAGTRPDAPQAEPVVAALLARCGPTASLLRRLESARDPRRDRYFQLLALVNGWPAPEPTAPLIDWTVTALRAHAQAA; translated from the coding sequence ATGCACGACGGCACCCTGTACTCGATCGGTGAGCTGGCCCGGCGTACCGGGCTGTCGGTCAAGACGATCCGCTTCTACTCCGACCGCGGTCTCGTCGTACCGGCGGACCGCACCGCGGCCGGCTATCGCCGCTACGGCCCGGACGCCATGGCCCGGCTGGCACTCGTACGGGCGCTGCGCGAACTGGGCCTGGGTCTGGACGTGATCGGGCTGGTCCTGGACCGGCCGCCCGCGCTCGGCCGGATCGCCGCGGAGCAGGTGGCCGCGCTGGACGTGCAGATCAGCGCATTGCGCCTGCGCCGGGCGGTGCTGTCGGCCTTAGCCGGGCGCGCACCCACCCTCGAGGAGGCAGAACTCATGCACCGGTTGGCGACCCTGTCCGAGACTGAACGGCGACGGCTGTTCGACGACTTCCTGGACACTGTCTTCGCGAACCCCACACCCAGCTCCGCCCCCGTCGGCACCCACGCCACCGCCGCCGCGACCGCCGCAGCCCGTCGCTCCATGACCCCCGAGCCGCCGGCCGATCCCACCGGGGAACAGGTCGCGGCCTGGCTGGAGTTGGCCGAACTGGCCCTCGACGACGGGTTCCGGGCGGCCGTACGGCGGCTGGTCGGCGAGTACGGGCAGGGGGTCTCAAGTCCGCCGCGGCCGGATACCGTCGCCCTCGCCCGAGAGCTGGCCGGCCCCGTCGTCGCCGCCGGCACCAGGCCCGACGCGCCCCAGGCGGAGCCCGTCGTCGCTGCCCTGCTCGCCCGGTGCGGGCCGACCGCCTCGCTGCTCCGGCGTCTGGAGTCCGCGCGTGATCCGCGCCGGGACCGCTACTTCCAGCTGTTGGCCCTGGTCAACGGCTGGCCGGCCCCGGAACCCACGGCGCCCCTGATCGACTGGACGGTCACTGCGCTGCGCGCACACGCACAGGCCGCGTGA